GTGATTTCAAGTGGTCACTAATTCCCATAACGCGTCGTAAAGTGAATAAGTGAATCTAAGTAATGAAAAATAATCATTGATTAAGAAACTTATCCAAGATAAAAAGCTCTGAGTAATCAGGGCTTTTTTAATTTTATTGAAGGACTAAATTCGTGAACTTTCTTTTATTGCTCAAAGATTTCTCTAAAGGCCGACTCTCGTGGCTATTATTACTTGGTTTCGTAATCTTCTTTGAAGCATGTGCGTTGTTCTTCCAACACGTTATGATGCTTGGCCCATGCGTAATGTGCATCTATGAGCGAATCGCGATGCTCGCTATAGGTATTGCTGCAATGATTGGTGCGATTGCACCTAACAATCCTGTCGGACGTTGGCTTGGTTTAGCTGGCTGGGGGTTCGGTGCTTACAAAGGTTTAATGCTATCGCTGGAGCACGTTAATTACCAATTCAACCCCTCTCCTTTCGCAACTTGTGACCTATTTGTCACCTTTCCAAGTTGGGCACCATTGAACGAATGGGCGCCTTGGATGTTTGAGGCTTACGGCGATTGCGCTAAGGTTGTTTGGCAGTTTATCGGTTTATCAATGCCACAATGGCTGGTGGTGATTTTCGCAGGCAACCTGATTGCATTGGGTCTTATTGTGATTTCTCAGTTCGCGAAATCTAAATAAGCGAACCTTAAATACCAATAAAAAAGTCGACCGAGGAGGTCGACTTTTTAGTTTTTCTGTTTAGCGAGCCGTCAGTTTAAAACTAAGCTTGCGCTCGACCGCAGCACTGCTTGAACTTCTTGCCGCTTTCACATGGGCAAGGATCATTTCGGCCAATATTTTTAAACGGGTTTACGCTTTGAGCTTTGTTACCTAACATGGCTTCATCGGCAGCTAATGCTACTTCGTTGACCATTAAATCCACTTGACCAACAAGTTCCGCAAGCGCTGGAGGGTTTTCCAAACCCGCAGCCACCATCTGTTGCTGAGTCTGCTCTTCGTCAATTGCCAACATCAGCGTTGTGAGGAGTGCTTGAAGCATTCTCAGTGTGCCGTCAGCCATATTCGCTTGTTGCCACTGCTCTTCTACCGTCGGCCAAACCATCATGAAACCTTCGGCGAAATCCGCGAATTGCTCATTGAAATCGCCCTCAGCAAGAACCTCTGTAGGCATGTATTCACTGCGCTGAATGAGGTTATGTTGACGGTTAATCTGTTCCGTCACCAAGCCGATGAAACGCTCTTCTGCTTCTGGTGAGATCACAGCCAGCCACTCTTGAGGATCTAGCGGCTTGGTCGCAAGGTTAGATGCTAAAATCGCTCCCTCAATAAATTGTGGCGTACACTCTTGAGGCAAGCCGTCTTGATTTAATAGTTGATATGTCATTAATACTTCATTGTTCATATGAGATTTGCGCTAAGTATACTCGTTATCGTCCATCTGCGCAGTTTGCCTTTGGCTGAATTTACCTACATGAGATAAATTTCCCTTAAACGTACCAATAGTGACAATCAGCAAGGGACACCGTACAATCACGCCTCTTTATTTTCAGGACAGAGATGTTTCGGTAGTTCGATATGCGAGTAATACTAGGCCCGATGGAAGGTGTGTTAGACCACCTTATGCGAGAGATCCTTACAGAGATCAATGACTACGATCTTTGTGTGACTGAATTCGTTCGCGTCACCGATCAGCTATTGCCACCGCATGTCTTCCATCGACTGTGTCCGGAGCTGCACCAAGGCTCTCAAACTTTGGCAGGAGTTCCTGTTCACGTCCAACTGCTTGGTCAACATCCAGAATGGATGGCACAAAATGCCATTCAGGCAGCAAACCTTGGTGCGAAAGGTATTGACCTTAACTTCGGCTGTCCAGCTAAAGCAGTGAATAAAAGCAATGGCGGAGCTTCCCTACTCAAAGAGCCCGAACTTATCTATAAGGTAGTGAAAGCATGTCGTGAGGCAGTGCCTAAACACATTCCGGTTTCAGCCAAAATTCGGCTTGGTTGGGAAGATCCTGAAGAGTGTTTTGAGATTGTGGATGCCATTGAGCAAGCCAAAGCTGATGAGCTCACAGTCCATGCTCGTACCAAAACCGGTGGCTAC
The Vibrio pelagius genome window above contains:
- the dsbB gene encoding disulfide bond formation protein DsbB, which codes for MNFLLLLKDFSKGRLSWLLLLGFVIFFEACALFFQHVMMLGPCVMCIYERIAMLAIGIAAMIGAIAPNNPVGRWLGLAGWGFGAYKGLMLSLEHVNYQFNPSPFATCDLFVTFPSWAPLNEWAPWMFEAYGDCAKVVWQFIGLSMPQWLVVIFAGNLIALGLIVISQFAKSK
- a CDS encoding YecA family protein, which gives rise to MTYQLLNQDGLPQECTPQFIEGAILASNLATKPLDPQEWLAVISPEAEERFIGLVTEQINRQHNLIQRSEYMPTEVLAEGDFNEQFADFAEGFMMVWPTVEEQWQQANMADGTLRMLQALLTTLMLAIDEEQTQQQMVAAGLENPPALAELVGQVDLMVNEVALAADEAMLGNKAQSVNPFKNIGRNDPCPCESGKKFKQCCGRAQA
- the dusC gene encoding tRNA dihydrouridine(16) synthase DusC, producing MRVILGPMEGVLDHLMREILTEINDYDLCVTEFVRVTDQLLPPHVFHRLCPELHQGSQTLAGVPVHVQLLGQHPEWMAQNAIQAANLGAKGIDLNFGCPAKAVNKSNGGASLLKEPELIYKVVKACREAVPKHIPVSAKIRLGWEDPEECFEIVDAIEQAKADELTVHARTKTGGYKASEIKWDYINQIRQKTTLPLIANGEIWNYQDGQNCIKATGIDSLMVCRGAFNVPNLGNVVKHNHQPMPWKEVLALLLRYSEFEIEGDKGLYYPNRVKQWFVYLRKEYPEAEEIFREIRTFKKAAPIVEHIQRYQDKLLATPIA